A stretch of the Sorangium aterium genome encodes the following:
- a CDS encoding MYXO-CTERM sorting domain-containing protein, with amino-acid sequence MRTARSRTGPLSQLGARRPRAERPHARPAATQPGAARRLFLAARVVAAALALIGAWLPASAAHAAGTVTIVDRSPKEDDGRWKLKMTMNYGAMPHLGHIPMLFSFTPMVHYERALTDKSPETPILVRIPLQNQQSINESMDVGFSDGSGKIFAITKFDFVLRRDRGFEAGEYELVIKRASDGVQMGQKQKITLQGDNPVIDRRAIVFSGEKKKKDDKAGKAEAEKSDEPAKEEASEGAPAEGAAEAEAPIDDAPPTEAPPPVEPKQGGCGCRLSPDEAATPLALPLVALGAAAALARRRGERRARRA; translated from the coding sequence ATGCGAACCGCCCGATCTCGAACCGGTCCCCTGTCTCAGCTCGGCGCGCGGCGTCCGCGCGCCGAGCGTCCTCACGCCCGCCCCGCCGCGACCCAGCCCGGCGCGGCGCGCCGCCTCTTCCTCGCCGCGCGCGTGGTCGCCGCCGCGCTCGCGCTGATCGGGGCGTGGCTGCCCGCGAGCGCGGCGCATGCGGCGGGCACCGTCACCATCGTCGACCGCTCGCCCAAGGAGGACGACGGCCGATGGAAGCTCAAGATGACGATGAACTACGGAGCGATGCCGCACCTCGGGCACATCCCGATGCTGTTCTCGTTCACGCCGATGGTGCACTACGAGCGAGCGCTCACCGACAAGTCGCCCGAGACGCCGATCCTCGTCCGCATCCCGCTCCAGAACCAGCAGTCGATCAACGAGAGCATGGACGTCGGCTTCTCCGACGGCAGCGGCAAGATCTTCGCGATCACCAAGTTCGACTTCGTCCTCCGGCGCGATCGGGGCTTCGAGGCCGGCGAGTACGAGCTCGTGATCAAGCGCGCGAGCGACGGCGTGCAGATGGGGCAGAAGCAGAAGATCACCCTCCAGGGCGACAACCCCGTCATCGATCGCCGCGCGATCGTCTTCAGCGGCGAGAAGAAAAAGAAGGACGACAAGGCGGGCAAGGCCGAGGCCGAGAAGAGCGACGAGCCCGCCAAGGAAGAGGCGTCCGAGGGCGCGCCCGCGGAAGGCGCCGCCGAGGCGGAGGCGCCCATCGACGACGCGCCGCCCACCGAGGCGCCGCCGCCGGTGGAGCCCAAGCAGGGCGGCTGCGGCTGCCGGCTCTCGCCCGACGAGGCCGCGACGCCCCTCGCCCTGCCGCTCGTCGCCCTCGGCGCGGCCGCCGCGCTCGCGCGAAGGCGCGGCGAGCGCCGCGCGCGCCGCGCCTGA
- a CDS encoding alpha-amylase family glycosyl hydrolase: protein MSSLVPAHQHPLLYAIFVRVWLHELSRAAKARVTLASVPDAALDRLAALGVDYVHLMGVWTLGEEGPRRSLTDPDLRAEYDRVLPDWTEADVAGSPFAVARYEVSPAFGGDAGLADLRRRLAARGIGVILDFVPNHVARDHHWVAEKPELFIAGDDGAPLSGRDPYIPPWPDTAQLDYRLAATRAASVEALRGVASRCDGVRCDMAMLVLDDVFRRTWSKRPPAERKAEATGEFWAEAIDAVRRDHPSFVFIAEAFWDLEWRLQMLGFDYTFDKSLYDRLSHASASSVRGHLAATPDYQRRSVRFIEHHDEPRIAAVLPPDRRRAAEFIAATVPGMRFIHHGQLEGRTVRASLHLARAPEEPVDQACLAFHERLLAAVRRPILRTGSFATLTARGPGADAFVAYRWEPLPATGAPRSAAPLVAVINFAPSRSGCRIPLDIAGIAGRKVLLADLMTGNEHPRDGDELVDLSRGLGVELPAYGIHLFEIRR, encoded by the coding sequence ATGAGCTCCCTAGTCCCTGCCCACCAGCACCCCCTGCTGTACGCGATCTTCGTGCGCGTCTGGCTCCACGAGCTCTCGCGCGCCGCCAAGGCCAGGGTGACGCTCGCCAGCGTGCCCGACGCGGCGCTCGACCGGCTCGCCGCGCTCGGGGTCGACTACGTGCACCTGATGGGCGTGTGGACGCTCGGCGAGGAGGGCCCGCGCCGCTCGCTCACGGATCCCGATCTGCGCGCCGAGTACGACCGCGTGCTGCCGGACTGGACCGAGGCCGACGTGGCGGGCTCCCCGTTCGCGGTCGCGCGCTACGAGGTGAGCCCCGCGTTCGGCGGCGACGCCGGCCTCGCGGATCTGCGCCGGCGCCTCGCGGCGCGCGGCATCGGGGTCATCCTCGACTTCGTCCCCAACCACGTCGCGCGCGATCACCACTGGGTGGCGGAGAAGCCCGAGCTCTTCATCGCCGGCGACGACGGCGCCCCGCTCAGCGGGCGCGATCCCTACATCCCGCCGTGGCCCGACACGGCCCAGCTCGACTACCGCCTCGCGGCGACGCGCGCCGCGTCCGTCGAGGCGCTCCGCGGCGTCGCGTCGCGCTGCGACGGTGTCCGCTGCGACATGGCGATGCTGGTGCTCGACGACGTCTTCCGGCGCACGTGGTCCAAGCGCCCGCCGGCGGAGCGAAAGGCCGAGGCCACCGGCGAGTTCTGGGCCGAGGCCATCGACGCCGTCCGCCGTGACCACCCGAGCTTCGTCTTCATCGCCGAGGCCTTCTGGGACCTCGAGTGGCGCCTGCAGATGCTCGGGTTCGACTACACCTTCGACAAGAGCCTTTACGATCGGCTGAGCCACGCCTCCGCGTCGTCGGTCCGCGGCCACCTCGCGGCGACGCCCGACTACCAGCGGCGGAGCGTCCGCTTCATCGAGCACCACGACGAGCCGCGCATCGCGGCCGTGCTCCCCCCGGATCGGCGCCGGGCCGCCGAGTTCATCGCGGCGACGGTGCCCGGGATGCGGTTCATCCACCACGGCCAGCTCGAGGGGCGGACGGTGCGCGCCTCGCTGCACCTCGCCCGCGCCCCTGAGGAGCCGGTCGATCAGGCCTGCCTCGCCTTCCACGAGCGGCTGCTCGCGGCCGTGCGCCGCCCCATCCTGCGCACCGGGAGCTTCGCCACGCTCACCGCGCGCGGTCCGGGCGCCGACGCGTTCGTCGCGTACCGGTGGGAGCCGCTCCCGGCCACCGGCGCGCCGCGGAGCGCGGCGCCCCTCGTGGCGGTGATCAACTTCGCCCCGTCGCGCAGCGGGTGCCGCATCCCGCTCGACATCGCCGGCATCGCCGGCCGCAAGGTCCTGCTCGCCGACCTCATGACCGGCAACGAGCACCCGCGCGACGGCGACGAGCTCGTCGATCTGTCGCGCGGCCTCGGCGTCGAGCTCCCCGCGTACGGCATCCACCTCTTCGAGATCCGGCGCTGA
- a CDS encoding glutathione S-transferase family protein — MSDPGAGAPLRLITIPWSHFCEKARWALDRAGAPYREDAYLPLAHALPALRAGGRRSVPVLVSPAGVLHDSTDILRYADTLVPPERALFFQGSREPDAGRAEVEALEERFDVDLGPATRRVAYFHLLPDADGAFALMGGSFRSLEGAGAALPWWFGRGTFRAYYPVARAVMKRAMRIDAAAAERSRGKVRAVFDAVNERLRDGRPFLVGDRFSAADLTFAALAAPLLAPEHHPSPLPPPSELPSDLRALVEGLRGEPAGAFALRMYREHRRARPGPSAGG; from the coding sequence ATGTCTGATCCTGGCGCGGGCGCGCCCCTCCGCCTCATCACCATTCCCTGGAGCCACTTCTGCGAGAAGGCGCGGTGGGCGCTCGATCGCGCCGGCGCGCCGTACAGGGAGGACGCCTACCTCCCGCTCGCCCACGCGCTCCCGGCGCTGCGGGCCGGCGGGCGCCGCTCCGTCCCGGTGCTCGTCTCGCCGGCGGGCGTGCTCCACGACTCGACCGACATCCTGCGCTACGCCGACACGCTCGTGCCGCCGGAGCGCGCGCTCTTCTTCCAGGGTTCCCGCGAGCCCGACGCGGGCCGCGCCGAGGTCGAGGCGCTCGAGGAGCGCTTCGACGTCGACCTCGGCCCCGCGACCCGCCGCGTCGCGTACTTTCACCTCCTGCCCGACGCGGACGGCGCGTTCGCCTTGATGGGCGGGTCGTTCCGCTCGCTCGAGGGCGCCGGCGCGGCGCTGCCCTGGTGGTTCGGGCGCGGCACCTTCCGCGCCTACTACCCGGTCGCGCGGGCGGTCATGAAGCGCGCCATGCGCATCGACGCCGCCGCCGCCGAGCGCTCGCGCGGCAAGGTCCGCGCGGTCTTCGACGCGGTGAACGAGCGCCTGCGCGATGGGCGCCCGTTCCTCGTCGGCGACCGTTTTTCGGCCGCCGATCTCACGTTCGCCGCGCTCGCCGCGCCGCTGCTCGCGCCCGAGCACCACCCGTCGCCGCTCCCGCCGCCCTCCGAGCTGCCGTCCGATCTCCGCGCGCTGGTCGAAGGGCTCCGCGGCGAGCCGGCCGGCGCGTTCGCCCTGCGCATGTACCGCGAGCACCGGCGCGCGAGGCCCGGACCAAGCGCCGGCGGGTGA